From a single Capsicum annuum cultivar UCD-10X-F1 chromosome 12, UCD10Xv1.1, whole genome shotgun sequence genomic region:
- the LOC107850157 gene encoding LOW QUALITY PROTEIN: inositol transporter 4 (The sequence of the model RefSeq protein was modified relative to this genomic sequence to represent the inferred CDS: inserted 1 base in 1 codon; substituted 1 base at 1 genomic stop codon) → MVEGAIRKAYKTKFTKCWNAIWRTSYIIKLALSAGIGGFLFSYDTGVISGVLLYIRKYFKESDKKMWLXETIVSIVAAGAIFDATTGCWLNDTFGRKLSILIANVLFFTGELIMAIALVPWVIIIGMIFFGLGVGMASMTTLLYILESSPHKIRGALVNMNGLLITGGQFLLYLINLSLADVKEMWVWMLXITGLPSVIQLRLMLVLPESLRWLYRKGKLDESSDISVKIYPAKEVENEVIAMKKSVEEEKELAGSIVSSTFTQIKKAFGNSTCRRALYASIGVQVAQQFVGINTVMYYSPTIMQFSGFVSNKTVVALSFITSDLNVVRSIVSMAFIHRYGSRRLMIIC, encoded by the exons ATGGTAGAGGGAGCAATAAGAAAAGCATATAAAACAAAATTTACAAAATGTTGGAATGCAATATGGAGAACTTCTTATATTATAAAGTTGGCTTTATCAGCTGGTATTGGAGGATTTCTTTTCAGTTATGATACCGGTGTTATTTCTGGCGTGCTTCTTTACATaaggaaatattttaaagaatctGATAAGAAGATGTGGCTGTGAGAAACTATTGTTAGTATAGTTGCTGCTGGTGCAATCTTTGATGCTACTACTGGTTGTTGGCTTAATGACACGTTTGGAAGGAAACTTTCGATTCTCATAGCTAATGTTCTCTTCTTTACTGGTGAACTCATTATGGCTATTGCACTGGTTCCTTGGGTGATTATTATTGGAATGATATTTTTTGGTTTGGGAGTTGGAATGGCTTCAATGACAACTCTGCTTTATATATTAGAATCCTCGCCTCATAAGATCAGAGGTGCCCTTGTCAACATGAATGGCTTACTCATTACTGGAGGACAATTCCTTTTGTATCTAATCAATCTTTCCTTGGCTGAT GTGAAAGAAATGTGGGTTTGGATGC GCATTACTGGACTTCCATCAGTTATTCAACTTAGACTTATGCTTGTCCTACCTGAGTCTTTAAGATGGCTTTACAGAAAG GGGAAACTGGATGAATCGAGCGATATCTCAGTGAAAATTTATCCAGCAAAGGAAGTAGAGAATGAGGTGATAGCTATGAAGAAGTcggttgaagaagaaaaggaacttGCAGGTAGCATTGTGAGTAGCACATTCACTCAAATCAAGAAAGCATTTGGGAACTCAACATGTAGAAGAGCACTATATGCCAGTATTGGTGTTCAAGTGGCTCAACAATTCGTCGGTATCAACACTGTCATGTACTACAGTCCAACTATCATGCAATTTTCTGGATTTGTATCTAATAAGACCGTTGTAGCACTATCATTTATCACCTCTGATCTCAACGTGGTTAGATCCATAGTCAGTATGGCATTTATCCATAGATATGGAAGTAGGAGACTCATGATCATCTGCTAG